The following coding sequences lie in one Sesamum indicum cultivar Zhongzhi No. 13 linkage group LG9, S_indicum_v1.0, whole genome shotgun sequence genomic window:
- the LOC105171130 gene encoding protein CELLULOSE SYNTHASE INTERACTIVE 1 — MKLSSRDRSSMEDPDGTLASVAQCIEQLRQSSSSSQEKENSLRQLLELINTRENAFGAVGSHSQAVPVLVSLLRSGSFGIKIQAATVLGSLCKENELRVKVLLGGCIPPLLGLLKSNSAEGQIAAAKTIYAVSQGGAKDHVGSKIFSTEGVVPVLWEQLEKGLKAGNVVDDLLTGALRNLSSSTEGFWPATIQAGGVDILVKLLITGQSSTQANVCFLLACMMMEDASVCSKILAAEATKLLLKLLGPGNEASVRAEAAGALKSLSAQCKEARREIANANGIPVLINATIAPSKEFMQGEFAQALQENAMCALANISGGLSYVISSLGQSLESCTSPAQVADTLGALASALMIYDSKAEYARASDPTEVENTLVQQFKPRVPFLVQERTIEALASLYGNGILASKLADSDAKRLLVGLITMATNEVQEELIRSLLVLCNNQGTLWQALQGREGIQLLISLLGLSSEQQQECAVALLCLLSHENDESKWAITAAGGIPPLVQILETGSAKAKEDSATILGNLCNHSEDIRACVESADAVPALLWLLKNGSPNGKEIAAKTLNHLIHKSDTATISQLTALLVSDLPESKVYVLDALKSLLCVAPLSDMVREGSAANDAIETMIKILSSTKEETQAKSALALAGIFDLRKDLRETNIAVKTLWSVLKLLNVGSENILVEASRCLAAIFLSVKENRDVATVARDALPLLVVLANSSVLQVAEQAVCALANLLLDSEASGKAITEEIILPATRVLREGSNVGKTHAAAAIARLLHSRKIDSALTDCVNRTGTVLAIVSFLEAADGSVATSEALDALALLSSSVEDIGHVKPAWTVLAEYPSSITPIVSCIADATPLLQDKAIEILSRLSRAQPLILGNTVACATGCISSIAQRVISSSNIRVKIGGTALLVCAAKVDHQRAVEDLNGSNLCASLIHSLVGMLTSAESSQVGDQGNKDVISISRITEEEASEHDLERSTSVISGANIAIWLLSVLASRDDKSKLEIMEAGSIEVLTDKISQSFSQFTLADYKEDSSIWICALLLAILLQDRDIIRAPATMKAIPVLASLLRSEEGANRYFAAQAVASLVCNGSRGTLLSVANSGAAAGLISLLGCADDDIHDLLELAEEFSLVQYPDQVALERLFRVDDIRLGATSRKAIPALVDLLKPIPDRPGAPFLALGLLIQLATDCPSNQIVMVESGALEGLTKYLSLSPQDAYEEAATDLLGILFSTAEIRRHESAFGAVTQLVAVLRLEKEQHAAIAALVRLLNENPSRALAVADVEMNAVDVLCRILSSNYSMELKGDAAELCCVLFGNTRIRSTLAAARCVEPLVSLLVTEYSPAHHSVVRALDKLLDDEQLAELVAAHGAVIPLVGLLYGRNYLLQEAISRALVKLGKDRPACKMEMVKAGVIESVLDILHEAPDFLCAAFAELLRILTNNATIAKGPSAAKVVEPLFLLLTRPEFGPDGQHSALQVLVNILEHPQCRSDYTLTSRQAIEPLLSLLDSPASAVQQLAAELLSHLLLEEHLQRDSLIQQVASFRNRGHSYWCTKCSSGVGE, encoded by the exons ATGAAATTGAGTTCAAG GGATAGGAGTAGCATGGAGGACCCTGATGGGACATTAGCAAGTGTTGCTCAATGCATTGAGCAATTGCGACAGAGTTCCTCATCAtcacaagaaaaagagaattcCTTGAGGCAATTACTTGAGCTAATTAATACGCGAGAAAATGCTTTTGGTGCAGTTGGATCACATTCCCAAGCAGTTCCAGTACTTGTGTCTCTTCTTCGGTCTGGATCCTTTGGGATAAAGATACAGGCTGCTACTGTTTTAGGTTCTCTATGCAAAGAGAATGAATTGCGGGTCAAAGTATTACTTGGAGGTTGCATTCCCCCATTGCTTGGTCTTCTCAAGTCAAACTCAGCAGAAGGCCAAATTGCTGCAGCAAAAACCATTTATGCGGTGTCTCAAGGTGGTGCTAAAGATCATGTTGGCTCAAAAATTTTTTCAACAGAAGGAGTTGTTCCTGTATTGTGGGAACAATTAGAGAAGGGACTTAAGGCTGGAAATGTGGTTGATGACTTACTGACGGGAGCTTTGCGGAATCTCTCTAGCAGCACTGAGGGATTTTGGCCCGCAACAATTCAAGCTGGAGGAGTTGATATACTAGTCAAGTTGCTAATAACAGGCCAATCAAGTACTCAGGCGAATGTATGCTTTCTCTTGGCATGCATGATGATGGAGGATGCCTCTGTTTGTTCTAAGATCTTGGCTGCAGAAGCTACTAAACTACTCCTTAAACTACTTGGACCTGGCAATGAAGCTTCTGTTAGAGCAGAAGCTGCAGGTGCTCTTAAATCTCTTTCCGCACAGTGCAAAGAAGCAAGGCGGGAGATTGCTAATGCCAATGGTATTCCTGTTCTGATAAACGCTACAATAGCTCCTTCAAAAGAGTTCATGCAGGGTGAGTTTGCCCAAGCTTTGCAAGAGAATGCGATGTGTGCTCTTGCAAACATATCTGGTGGCTTGTCATATGTCATCTCTAGTCTTGGTCAAAGCCTTGAATCGTGTACCTCTCCTGCACAAGTAGCTGACACATTAGGAGCATTAGCTTCCGCTCTGATGATATATGACAGTAAAGCAGAATATGCAAGAGCATCCGATCCCACGGAGGTAGAGAATACGTTGGTACAGCAGTTCAAACCTCGAGTACCGTTTCTGGTCCAGGAGCGTACTATAGAAGCCCTTGCCAGTCTGTATGGGAATGGAATACTAGCAAGCAAGCTTGCAGATTCTGATGCAAAAAGACTGCTTGTTGGTTTGATAACGATGGCAACCAATGAAGTTCAGGAAGAGTTAATAAGATCCCTTCTTGTTCTCTGCAACAATCAAGGTACTTTGTGGCAGGCCCTCCAAGGTCGTGAGGGGATTCAGCTTTTGATATCTCTTCTTGGTCTTTCGTCGGAGCAGCAGCAAGAGTGTGCTGTTGCATTACTTTGCCTCCTATCacatgaaaatgatgaaagtAAGTGGGCAATTACTGCTGCTGGTGGCATTCCTCCACTTGTTCAAATTCTCGAAACTGGGTCAGCAAAAGCTAAAGAAGATTCTGCAACGATCCTTGGAAATCTCTGTAATCATAGTGAGGATATACGTGCCTGTGTTGAAAGTGCTGATGCTGTCCCAGCTTTACTCTGGCTGCTGAAGAATGGGAGCCCCAATGGAAAGGAAATTGCTGCGAAGACATTGAATCATTTGATTCACAAGTCTGATACAGCAACCATCAGCCAACTAACTGCATTATTGGTCAGTGATTTGCCTGAATCCAAAGTTTATGTCTTAGATGCATTAAAAAGTTTGCTCTGTGTGGCCCCTTTAAGTGATATGGTACGTGAAGGTAGTGCAGCAAATGATGCAATTGAGacaatgataaaaatattaagctCTACTAAGGAAGAGACTCAGGCAAAGTCTGCACTGGCTCTTGCTGGAATTTTTGATCTCAGAAAGGACTTGCGTGAAACTAACATTGCTGTTAAGACTCTTTGGTCAGTCCTGAAGCTACTAAATGTTGGATCTGAAAATATCTTGGTGGAAGCTTCTCGGTGCCTTGCTGCTATCTTTCTCTCAGTTAAAGAGAACCGTGATGTTGCTACTGTTGCCAGAGATGCTTTGCCTTTGTTGGTGGTGCTTGCTAACTCTTCAGTATTGCAGGTGGCAGAGCAAGCAGTTTGTGCTTTAGCCAATCTCCTTTTAGATAGTGAAGCTTCAGGAAAAGCTATCACggaagaaattattttacctGCCACAAGAGTTTTGCGTGAAGGCTCAAATGTTGGAAAGACACATGCCGCAGCAGCAATTGCCCGGCTTCTCCATTCTCGCAAAATTGATTCTGCTTTAACTGATTGTGTAAATCGTACTGGAACTGTACTTGCTATAGTTTCTTTCCTGGAAGCTGCTGATGGATCTGTTGCTACATCAGAGGCACTAGATGCACTGGCTCTCCTCTCGAGTTCTGTTGAAGATATAGGACACGTAAAACCTGCTTGGACGGTTCTTGCTGAATATCCAAGTAGCATTACCCCAATAGTTTCATGTATTGCTGATGCCACACCACTGTTGCAGGATAAGGCTATAGAAATCTTATCACGTCTCTCCCGCGCTCAACCCCTAATTCTTGGAAACACAGTTGCCTGTGCCACTGGATGCATTTCATCTATTGCACAAAGGGTAATCAGCTCCTCAAATATAAGGGTTAAAATTGGAGGAACCGCACTTCTTGTTTGTGCTGCAAAAGTTGATCATCAAAGAGCAGTTGAAGATTTAAATGGATCTAACTTGTGTGCTTCACTCATCCATTCTCTTGTTGGAATGTTGACTTCTGCAGAGTCTTCTCAAGTTGGCGATCAGGGTAACAAGGATGTCATAAGCATCTCCCGGATAACTGAAGAAGAAGCAAGTGAACATGACTTGGAGAGAAGTACATCAGTCATCAGTGGTGCCAATATAGCTATATGGCTTCTTTCTGTCCTTGCTAGTCGTGATGATAAAAGTAAACTCGAGATCATGGAGGCTGGTTCAATTGAAGTTCTTACTGACAAGATTTCTCAGTCCTTTTCACAGTTTACACTG GCTGATTATAAAGAAGATAGCAGCATATGGATTTGTGCCTTGTTGTTAGCAATCTTATTACAAGATAGAGATATCATACGTGCACCTGCAACTATGAAAGCAATTCCTGTACTGGCTAGTTTGTTGAGGTCAGAGGAGGGAGCAAACAGATATTTTGCTGCCCAAGCCGTGGCCAGTCTTGTCTGTAATGGTAGCAGAGGAACTCTTCTGTCTGTGGCAAATTCAGGGGCAGCAGCAGGGCTGATTTCCTTGCTTGGCTGTGCTGATGATGACATACATGACCTTCTAGAATTGGCTGAGGAGTTTTCTTTGGTTCAATATCCTGATCAAGTAGCCCTTGAGAGATTATTTAGGGTTGATGACATCAGACTTGGTGCAACTTCGAGGAAAGCTATACCAGCTCTTGTTGATTTGCTTAAACCTATTCCAGATCGCCCTGGTGCGCCTTTTCTTGCTCTGGGACTTTTAATCCAGCTTGCTACAGATTGCCCTTCTAATCAAATCGTTATGGTAGAGTCAGGGGCCCTGGAAGGGTTGACAAAGTATCTTTCTCTTAGCCCCCAGGATGCGTATGAAGAAGCTGCTACGGACTTACTAGGCATTCTGTTTAGTACAGCTGAGATAAGGAGACATGAGTCTGCATTTGGTGCTGTCACTCAACTTGTAGCCGTTTTGC GTTTGGAGAAGGAGCAACATGCTGCTATTGCTGCATTGGTTAGATTGCTGAATGAGAACCCATCACGGGCCCTTGCAGTTGCTGATGTTGAGATGAATGCCGTTGACGTGCTATGCAGGATTCTCTCATCGAATTACTCAATGGAGCTGAAGGGGGATGCTGCTGAGTTGTGCTGTGTACTTTTTGGCAACACGAGAATAAGATCTACTCTAGCAGCGGCCCGCTGTGTTGAGCCTTTAGTTTCTCTGCTTGTTACCGAGTATAGTCCAGCACACCATTCCGTTGTCCGTGCATTAGATAAACTCCTAGATGATGAACAGCTGGCAGAACTTGTTGCTGCACATGGTGCTGTCATCCCTCTTGTGGGTCTTCTCTATGGTCGGAATTATTTGCTCCAAGAAGCTATATCGAGAGCTCTCGTTAAGTTGGGTAAAGACAGGCCTGCCTGTAAGATGGAAATGGTGAAAGCTGGAGTGATTGAAAGCGTGCTTGATATACTTCATGAAGCACCAGATTTCCTTTGTGCTGCTTTTGCTGAGTTGCTCAGAATACTAACAAACAATGCAACCATTGCGAAAGGTCCATCAGCAGCAAAAGTGGTTGAGCCTCTGTTCCTGTTACTGACGAGACCGGAGTTCGGGCCTGATGGACAACATAGTGCATTGCAGGTTCTTGTGAATATTTTAGAGCATCCACAGTGTCGCTCTGATTATACCCTCACATCTCGGCAAGCCATAGAACCCCTTTTATCCTTGCTCGACTCTCCTGCTTCAGCAGTGCAACAGTTGGCGGCTGAGCTTCTGTCCCACCTGCTTTTGGAGGAGCATCTTCAGAGAGATTCCCTGATACAGCAA GTTGCTTCGTTCAGGAACAGAGGCCACAGTTATTGGTGCACTAAATGCTCTTCTGGTGTTGGAGAGTGA
- the LOC110012572 gene encoding protein CELLULOSE SYNTHASE INTERACTIVE 1-like encodes MAESGAIEALLDLLRSHQCEETAARLLEVLLNNVKIRESKATKSAIVPLSQYLLDPQTQGQQARLLATLALGDLFQNEALARTADAVSACRALVNLLEDQPTEEMKVVAICALQNLVMYSRSNKRAVAEAGGVQVVLDLIGSSDPETSIQAAMFIKLLFSNNTIQEYASSETVRAITAAIEKDLWATGTVNEEYLKALNALFGNFPRLRATEPATLSIPHLVTSLKTGSEATQEAALDALFLLRQAWSACPAEVSRAQSIAAADAIPLLQYLIQSGPPRFQEKAEFLLQCLPGTLVVIIKRGNNMRQSVGNPSVYCKLTLGNTPPRQTKVVSTGPNPEWDESFAWSFESPPKGQKLHISCKNKSKMGKSSFGKVTIQIDRVVMLGAVAGEYTLLPESKSGPSRNLEIEFQWSNK; translated from the exons ATGGCTGAAAGTGGGGCAATTGAGGCTCTTCTAGACCTTCTTAGAAGTCATCAATGCGAGGAAACAGCTGCCAGACTACTTGAGGTGTTGCTGAACAATGTCAAGATCAGGGAATCTAAAGCTACCAAATCTGCTATTGTACCATTGTCTCAATACCTTTTGGACCCGCAAACACAAGGTCAGCAGGCAAGGCTACTGGCAACCCTTGCTCTTGGTGACCTATTCCAGAATGAGGCACTTGCTCGAACAGCAGATGCTGTTTCAGCCTGTCGGGCATTAGTGAATCTGCTTGAGGATCAACCCACAGAAGAAATGAAAGTAGTAGCTATATGTGCTTTACAAAACCTTGTGATGTACAGCCGGTCAAATAAAAGGGCTGTTGCTGAAGCTGGTGGTGTTCAGGTTGTGCTCGATCTGATTGGTTCCAGTGACCCTGAAACATCAATACAGGCAGCAATGTTCATTAAACTTCTTTTCTCTAACAATACCATTCAAGAATATGCTTCAAGTGAAACTGTGAGAGCTATAACAG CTGCAATTGAAAAAGACTTGTGGGCTACTGGCACAGTAAATGAGGAGTATCTGAAGGCTTTGAATGCACTATTTGGCAACTTCCCCCGTCTTAGAGCCACGGAACCTGCGACTCTAAGTATTCCTCATCTGGTCACCTCTCTTAAGACTGGCTCAGAGGCAACTCAAGAAGCTGCCTTGGATGCTCTATTTCTTCTCAGGCAAGCTTGGTCTGCATGTCCAGCTGAAGTTTCTCGAGCGCAATCTATTGCTGCTGCAGATGCAATACCCCTTCTACAATACTTGATCCAATCAGGGCCTCCACGGTTTCAGGAGAAAGCAGAATTTTTACTGCAGTGTTTGCCTGGGACACTAGTGGTGATAATCAAGCGGGGAAACAATATGAGGCAATCTGTTGGGAACCCGAGCGTATACTGCAAGCTAACCCTTGGAAATACTCCTCCTCGGCAAACCAAG GTTGTATCAACCGGTCCTAATCCAGAGTGGGACGAGAGCTTTGCATGGTCCTTTGAAAGTCCACCCAAAGGCCAAAAGCTTCACATTTCATGCAAGAACAAGAGCAAAATGGGGAAG AGCTCATTCGGAAAGGTAACCATCCAAATCGACCGTGTAGTTATGTTAGGTGCAGTGGCGGGCGAGTACACGCTGCTGCCTGAAAGCAAAAGTGGGCCTTCAAGGAACCTGGAAATAGAGTTCCAGTGGTCTAACAAGTAG